The Candidatus Scalindua japonica genome has a window encoding:
- a CDS encoding archease, whose product MEEYFFLDNIATADVAIESRGDTLEELFSASATATFEVMADTREIQLEIKKVLHLENSEIDGLLFDWLAEIIYLKDSECMLFGKYVINVTKNRNYQLDAEIFGEEINQTRHDLRCDVKAITFHLFEVYKKNGKWISRFILDL is encoded by the coding sequence ATGGAAGAATATTTTTTTCTAGACAATATAGCGACAGCCGACGTAGCAATAGAATCTCGTGGAGACACTCTTGAGGAGTTGTTCTCCGCGTCTGCAACGGCAACTTTTGAAGTAATGGCCGATACCAGAGAAATACAATTGGAAATCAAGAAAGTTCTGCACCTGGAGAATTCAGAAATAGATGGATTGCTGTTTGACTGGCTTGCTGAAATAATATACTTGAAAGATTCAGAATGTATGCTATTTGGTAAATATGTTATAAATGTAACAAAAAATAGAAATTACCAACTCGATGCTGAAATATTTGGCGAAGAGATTAATCAGACCAGACATGACCTCAGATGTGATGTAAAGGCAATAACCTTTCATCTATTCGAAGTGTACAAAAAGAACGGCAAATGGATATCCAGATTTATTTTGGATCTGTAA
- a CDS encoding RtcB family protein — METSMKVNKISDCLWEIPKTEKEGMLVPARIYANDTLFESMDKGVFEQITNVACLPGIQKYALCMPDGHWGYGFPIGGVAAFDTKDGIISPGGIGFDINCGMRLITTNLKAEEVKPRIRELINELFRAVPAGVGAKGTLKASVTQLKGIMERGVDWCIENGYGWPQDREKIEECGHIPGADPSKVSEKAISRGANQLGTLGSGNHYLEVQMVKIDNIFDEKTAGIFGISEKNQIVIMVHCGSRGFGHQVATDYLKVFDKAMKKYGMTVKDRELACAPFKSSEGSDYYKAMLCAANSAFANRQIITHRIRESFSKVFNTSAENLGIEIVYDVAHNIAKVEKYKIDGKEKEVLVHRKGSTRCFGPGRKELPEIYRSVGQPVIVGGSMQTGSYLLAGTEKAMQETFGSTMHGAGRTMSRHAAKKRVRGDQLLKTMAKDGIHVKTASMSGLAEEAGIAYKNISEVVETMDGLGITKKVVKLKPIGNIKG, encoded by the coding sequence ATGGAAACCAGCATGAAAGTCAATAAAATTTCAGACTGTCTATGGGAAATCCCGAAGACAGAAAAAGAAGGCATGCTTGTCCCGGCAAGAATATATGCAAACGATACACTTTTCGAGAGCATGGATAAAGGTGTCTTTGAGCAAATTACAAATGTCGCCTGTCTGCCCGGTATTCAGAAATACGCGCTCTGTATGCCTGATGGTCATTGGGGATATGGGTTTCCCATTGGTGGTGTAGCCGCTTTTGATACCAAAGATGGTATTATCTCTCCGGGGGGAATAGGCTTTGACATAAATTGCGGAATGAGATTGATTACTACAAATTTAAAAGCAGAAGAAGTAAAACCCCGGATCAGGGAACTTATTAATGAGTTGTTCCGAGCGGTACCTGCGGGAGTGGGAGCCAAAGGGACCCTGAAAGCTTCAGTAACACAGCTTAAAGGAATTATGGAAAGAGGGGTTGACTGGTGTATAGAAAATGGTTATGGCTGGCCTCAAGACCGCGAAAAGATAGAAGAGTGTGGGCATATACCAGGCGCAGATCCATCAAAGGTAAGTGAAAAGGCGATATCAAGAGGAGCAAACCAACTGGGAACTCTTGGCTCCGGGAACCATTACCTGGAGGTCCAGATGGTAAAAATAGATAATATTTTCGACGAGAAGACGGCAGGCATATTTGGGATCAGCGAAAAAAATCAGATAGTAATTATGGTGCATTGCGGATCGAGAGGTTTTGGGCATCAAGTCGCAACAGATTATCTGAAGGTATTCGATAAAGCAATGAAGAAGTATGGTATGACCGTAAAAGACAGAGAACTTGCATGCGCGCCTTTTAAATCATCGGAAGGTTCTGACTATTACAAGGCAATGTTGTGCGCCGCAAATAGCGCCTTTGCAAACAGGCAGATCATTACTCACAGGATCAGAGAAAGCTTCTCAAAAGTCTTTAATACCAGTGCGGAAAACCTTGGAATAGAGATTGTGTATGATGTTGCTCACAATATCGCAAAGGTAGAAAAATATAAAATTGACGGTAAAGAGAAAGAGGTTTTGGTCCATAGAAAAGGCTCAACAAGGTGCTTTGGGCCCGGCAGGAAGGAGCTTCCGGAAATATACAGAAGCGTAGGACAACCTGTTATTGTAGGCGGTTCTATGCAAACCGGTTCTTATCTACTGGCAGGTACTGAAAAAGCAATGCAAGAGACATTTGGCTCAACAATGCATGGCGCGGGCAGGACTATGTCAAGACACGCCGCCAAGAAGAGAGTAAGAGGTGATCAACTCCTGAAGACTATGGCTAAAGACGGCATTCATGTTAAGACCGCCTCAATGTCCGGCCTGGCAGAAGAAGCCGGTATTGCTTATAAAAACATTTCAGAGGTAGTTGAAACTATGGACGGTTTGGGTATAACAAAAAAAGTAGTGAAGCTGAAACCCATCGGGAATATTAAAGGATAA
- a CDS encoding tetratricopeptide repeat protein, with protein sequence MHLPDWIQKIPVSAKGIISAPLSLFSRRSSKGLQTEDGYKDNENDKNIETYDLTLINTEELAEKLSRHLPEQLSSHEKKAEMQELENTIKRLQQSNSDEYKHKVLRELSKGKITEAADILNKTTQHLMTSSMQPPKQPSKKTALDWIDVGNIMLLKGPHKSLTAFRKAVKMDNLNTEAWHRLGRVSYWTGNLKESRQAYEQILELEGKDEPLKAMSYSNLGTIYKKSGQLDKAEESYLESLEISETLDLQEEMAFANGNLGIIYYTRGEYDKAEEFYQKSLEINKTLNQQEGMATQYCNLGIIYKKRGDVDKAKQFYQKSLEINKSIGQKRGIASGYGNLGNIYKIRGELDKAEEFHLKSLEINKSLAQKRGMATDYGNLGNVYKIRGKLNKACNYWEKSLELFSNLKAEEQVNLTKKLIAENGKTDK encoded by the coding sequence ATGCACTTGCCAGATTGGATACAAAAAATACCTGTTTCAGCAAAGGGTATTATAAGCGCACCTTTATCTTTATTCTCAAGGCGTTCTTCTAAAGGACTACAAACAGAGGATGGTTACAAGGACAACGAAAATGATAAAAACATAGAGACTTATGACCTTACCTTAATAAATACGGAAGAACTTGCAGAAAAACTCTCCAGGCATCTTCCTGAGCAGCTATCATCCCATGAAAAAAAGGCTGAAATGCAAGAGCTTGAAAACACTATTAAACGGTTACAACAGAGCAACTCTGATGAATACAAACATAAGGTTTTGCGGGAATTAAGCAAAGGTAAGATCACTGAAGCAGCAGATATATTGAATAAAACAACTCAACATCTAATGACTTCATCAATGCAACCACCAAAGCAACCATCTAAGAAAACGGCCCTGGACTGGATTGACGTAGGAAACATCATGTTATTAAAAGGCCCGCATAAATCATTAACCGCATTTAGAAAAGCCGTAAAAATGGATAATCTCAATACTGAAGCATGGCACCGATTAGGCCGTGTTTCGTATTGGACAGGAAATCTAAAGGAATCAAGACAAGCCTATGAACAAATCCTTGAATTGGAAGGAAAAGACGAACCACTTAAGGCTATGAGCTACAGTAACCTTGGGACTATCTATAAAAAGAGTGGCCAACTGGACAAGGCTGAAGAGTCTTATTTGGAATCACTCGAAATTAGTGAAACTCTTGATCTACAGGAAGAGATGGCTTTTGCGAACGGTAATCTTGGTATCATCTATTACACACGTGGAGAATATGACAAGGCTGAAGAGTTCTATCAGAAATCACTTGAAATCAACAAAACCCTCAACCAACAGGAAGGCATGGCTACTCAATACTGCAATCTAGGTATTATTTATAAAAAACGAGGAGACGTTGACAAGGCAAAACAATTTTACCAGAAATCACTTGAGATTAATAAGTCCATTGGACAAAAAAGAGGCATAGCTTCAGGTTACGGCAATCTTGGCAACATCTATAAAATCCGTGGTGAGCTTGACAAGGCAGAAGAATTTCATCTAAAATCACTTGAAATTAATAAATCTCTCGCACAAAAAAGAGGTATGGCTACAGATTATGGCAATCTTGGCAATGTTTATAAAATCCGTGGAAAATTGAACAAAGCCTGCAACTATTGGGAAAAAAGCCTGGAGTTGTTTTCTAATCTTAAAGCAGAAGAACAGGTCAATTTGACTAAAAAATTAATTGCCGAAAACGGTAAAACAGATAAATAA
- a CDS encoding CvfB family protein, which translates to MAKIGVFNNLRVVKEVAFGVYLDGGEHEEILLPNRYVPDNCKVGDNIRVFIYLDSEDRFIATTERPYAMVGDFALLKVVAVESVGAFLDWGLPKDLLVPFSEQFPIMEKGKSYIVKIYVDKKSNRIAATTRLDRYLDNIPGNFNAGQEVELLICNQTDIGYKAIINGTHWGVLYSNEVFQTLKSGQKIKGYIKKVRDDNKIDLSLHKPGYEKVDDVTETILTVLKEQGGYIPVTDKSSPETIYKLFGVSKKTYKKAIGAIYKKKLITIENDGIKLISK; encoded by the coding sequence ATGGCAAAAATAGGTGTATTTAACAATTTAAGAGTAGTCAAGGAAGTTGCTTTCGGAGTTTACCTTGACGGGGGAGAGCATGAAGAAATACTGCTTCCGAACAGGTACGTCCCCGATAATTGTAAAGTGGGTGATAATATCAGGGTCTTTATCTACCTTGATTCAGAAGACCGTTTTATAGCTACTACCGAAAGACCCTATGCAATGGTTGGAGACTTTGCCTTGCTGAAGGTTGTTGCGGTTGAGTCTGTTGGGGCATTCCTCGACTGGGGTTTACCGAAGGACCTGCTGGTACCTTTCAGCGAACAATTTCCAATAATGGAAAAAGGCAAATCGTATATAGTCAAAATCTATGTTGATAAAAAAAGCAACCGCATTGCGGCCACCACGAGACTGGACAGATACCTTGACAACATCCCGGGTAACTTTAACGCGGGACAGGAAGTAGAACTGCTCATATGCAACCAAACAGATATTGGCTACAAAGCAATTATTAACGGTACACATTGGGGAGTGCTCTATTCAAACGAAGTGTTTCAAACATTAAAGAGTGGCCAGAAGATAAAAGGATATATCAAAAAAGTGAGGGATGATAATAAAATAGACCTTAGTCTGCATAAACCCGGCTATGAAAAAGTAGATGACGTAACGGAAACAATCCTTACTGTGTTGAAAGAGCAAGGTGGGTACATCCCGGTAACAGATAAAAGCTCCCCGGAAACAATTTACAAGCTATTCGGAGTAAGCAAAAAGACGTACAAAAAAGCGATAGGTGCTATTTATAAGAAAAAACTTATTACTATCGAAAATGATGGTATTAAACTTATCAGTAAATGA
- a CDS encoding nucleotidyltransferase substrate binding protein, with protein sequence MENQDIRWVQRFQNFEKAFLLLQETLQIESPSVVERAGMMQFFEMTFELAWKLLKDYEEEEGFTVNSPRDAIKQAFQANTITSGHTWLDALSDRNFTTHTYHEKTAVEMEEKIRNKYFLILEKLYVDFKNRVDKE encoded by the coding sequence ATGGAAAATCAAGATATCAGATGGGTCCAAAGATTTCAGAATTTCGAAAAAGCATTTTTACTGCTACAAGAAACTCTACAAATTGAAAGTCCATCTGTAGTAGAACGGGCAGGCATGATGCAGTTTTTTGAAATGACATTTGAGTTGGCATGGAAGCTATTAAAAGATTACGAAGAAGAAGAGGGTTTCACTGTCAATAGCCCGAGAGATGCGATTAAGCAGGCATTTCAGGCAAACACCATCACTTCCGGACATACCTGGTTAGACGCTTTATCAGATAGAAACTTCACTACGCATACTTATCACGAGAAAACTGCTGTTGAAATGGAAGAAAAAATACGCAATAAATATTTCCTTATCCTGGAAAAACTATATGTAGATTTTAAAAATAGAGTGGACAAAGAATGA
- a CDS encoding type II toxin-antitoxin system RelB/DinJ family antitoxin produces the protein MEKSATVHARIEPKTKKKAEGVLKKLGMSPTEAIRLFYNQICLCGGIPFPLLIPNETTKKTLKKSSQDEDVQSFDSLEEMFDSWEK, from the coding sequence ATGGAAAAATCAGCAACTGTTCATGCCAGAATTGAACCAAAAACTAAAAAGAAAGCTGAAGGGGTTTTGAAAAAACTAGGAATGAGCCCTACTGAGGCCATCCGGCTCTTTTATAATCAAATATGCCTTTGTGGCGGCATTCCCTTCCCTCTTCTCATCCCTAATGAGACGACAAAAAAAACCTTGAAAAAGAGCAGTCAGGACGAAGATGTCCAATCCTTTGATTCCCTAGAAGAAATGTTTGATAGTTGGGAAAAATGA
- a CDS encoding type II toxin-antitoxin system YafQ family toxin: MKRLSQSNQFLKDIKRMRKRGKDIEKLQSVITKLANNETLHPKHRDHPLLGEWKNCRDCHIDPDWILVYYTDSITLRLERTGSHSDLFK, encoded by the coding sequence ATGAAAAGACTGTCCCAGTCCAACCAGTTCTTAAAAGATATTAAAAGGATGAGAAAACGGGGTAAGGATATCGAGAAGTTGCAATCCGTGATAACGAAACTTGCCAATAATGAGACTCTCCATCCCAAGCATAGAGACCACCCGTTGTTGGGAGAATGGAAAAACTGTCGGGATTGCCACATTGACCCGGATTGGATTCTCGTTTATTACACCGATTCAATTACTCTTCGTCTGGAACGTACTGGTAGCCATAGCGACCTGTTTAAATAA
- a CDS encoding class I SAM-dependent methyltransferase — MFKEFEKINSRPTPFQFYTADALWTDNHTSSKILESDLNEDIEVSIQNREFINRSIGWIVTRFGIVKNSLVADFGCGMGSYATRLAEKGADVTGIDFSERFIQHAKGVAKQKGLAIKYVQQNYLEFETEERFDLITLLLCDFCALNPSQRKTMLKKFYTFLNPGGSVLLDVYSMNAFDQREETEKYEHCRLDGFWSPENYYCFQNILKYDEEKVVLDKYTIIEEKRTRIVYNWLQYYSKDSLKKEFEESGFTVEGFYSDLIGTPISPESLEIVIIAKKP; from the coding sequence ATGTTCAAAGAGTTCGAGAAAATAAATTCACGCCCTACGCCTTTTCAATTTTACACAGCAGATGCGCTATGGACGGATAATCATACCTCCAGTAAGATACTTGAGTCCGACCTGAATGAAGATATTGAAGTTTCGATTCAAAACAGAGAGTTCATAAATCGCTCAATAGGTTGGATAGTCACTCGTTTCGGGATAGTCAAGAACAGCCTGGTTGCAGATTTTGGTTGTGGTATGGGTTCGTATGCAACCCGGCTTGCAGAGAAAGGAGCCGATGTTACCGGAATAGATTTTTCCGAGAGGTTTATTCAACATGCAAAGGGAGTGGCAAAACAGAAAGGGTTAGCTATTAAATATGTTCAGCAAAACTATCTTGAGTTCGAGACAGAGGAACGGTTTGACCTGATAACATTGCTCTTGTGTGATTTCTGCGCATTGAACCCGTCACAGAGAAAGACCATGCTGAAAAAGTTTTATACATTTCTCAATCCCGGTGGTTCTGTTCTCCTTGATGTCTATTCAATGAATGCCTTTGACCAGAGAGAAGAGACAGAAAAATACGAACACTGCCGTCTCGATGGCTTCTGGTCACCTGAGAATTATTACTGTTTTCAAAATATATTGAAATATGACGAAGAAAAAGTAGTACTGGACAAATACACAATAATTGAAGAGAAGCGAACACGTATTGTATACAACTGGTTACAATACTATAGCAAAGACTCCCTCAAAAAGGAATTTGAAGAGAGTGGTTTTACTGTTGAAGGTTTCTATTCTGATCTTATCGGTACTCCCATCAGCCCGGAATCTCTGGAAATTGTTATTATCGCGAAGAAACCTTGA
- the glp gene encoding gephyrin-like molybdotransferase Glp: MISVDEALKIVLRKGKKLPPKKVKLEDSAGLCLAEGIKSDLNMPPFNRSAMDGYAVIAKDIKPPVELEVIESIRAGYNPKKKIGRGQASKIMTGAVVPDGADAVIKVEETKALDGDKKVRILKKTEKGANIARKGEDVRVGKTVLPKGTKIRAQETGILAAVGKSNVTVYSTPSIGIISTGDELVDIARKPKPWQIRNSNSYSLAAQARQIVKDVEILGRVNDKKSEIRKLIQKGLKKDILILSGGVSMGEYDLVGEVLLDLGVKIFFEKVALRPGKPTVFGMKGDKLIFALPGNPVSTFVTFELFVKPCVKKMMGYTSYEHPIIHAELEKAINMKKKRREYRPALLKQEGTGWKVSLVDWHGSGDLFSLTGANGLLIINESVEKLNAGDMVEVMLTDGLL; the protein is encoded by the coding sequence ATGATAAGTGTTGATGAAGCATTAAAGATTGTTTTGAGAAAGGGGAAAAAGTTACCACCAAAGAAAGTAAAACTGGAGGACTCTGCAGGACTCTGCCTGGCAGAGGGCATAAAGTCAGATTTGAATATGCCGCCATTTAACAGATCCGCAATGGATGGATACGCGGTAATAGCAAAAGATATAAAACCACCGGTGGAGCTTGAAGTCATAGAAAGTATACGTGCCGGATACAATCCGAAGAAAAAAATCGGTAGAGGGCAGGCATCTAAGATTATGACAGGCGCAGTAGTACCAGATGGCGCAGACGCTGTTATAAAAGTAGAAGAGACAAAGGCTTTAGATGGTGACAAAAAAGTACGTATCCTGAAGAAAACTGAAAAGGGTGCAAACATTGCCAGGAAAGGAGAGGACGTTCGTGTGGGCAAAACCGTCCTGCCAAAAGGGACAAAGATCAGAGCTCAGGAGACCGGTATCCTTGCGGCAGTGGGTAAAAGCAATGTTACCGTTTACTCAACACCGAGTATCGGTATTATCTCAACAGGTGATGAATTGGTGGATATTGCTCGTAAACCTAAACCATGGCAGATACGTAACAGTAACAGTTACTCCCTCGCTGCTCAAGCCAGACAGATCGTCAAAGATGTTGAAATCCTTGGAAGGGTTAATGATAAAAAAAGTGAAATAAGAAAATTAATTCAGAAAGGTTTAAAGAAAGATATATTGATACTGTCCGGTGGAGTATCAATGGGAGAATACGATCTAGTCGGAGAGGTGTTACTGGACCTTGGTGTCAAGATATTTTTTGAGAAAGTGGCCCTTAGGCCCGGTAAACCCACAGTATTTGGTATGAAGGGCGATAAACTGATTTTTGCGCTTCCGGGGAACCCTGTGTCAACTTTTGTTACCTTTGAATTATTTGTAAAACCATGCGTTAAAAAAATGATGGGCTATACATCATATGAACATCCGATAATCCATGCTGAGCTGGAGAAAGCAATTAATATGAAGAAAAAGCGGCGTGAATATCGTCCGGCATTATTAAAGCAGGAGGGAACAGGTTGGAAGGTCTCTCTCGTGGACTGGCACGGTTCCGGAGATCTGTTCTCATTAACCGGAGCTAATGGGCTACTGATTATAAATGAGTCAGTTGAAAAGTTAAATGCGGGAGACATGGTTGAGGTAATGTTGACGGACGGTTTACTTTAG